One stretch of Brachyhypopomus gauderio isolate BG-103 unplaced genomic scaffold, BGAUD_0.2 sc57, whole genome shotgun sequence DNA includes these proteins:
- the mapta gene encoding uncharacterized protein mapta isoform X12 encodes MDQQHELLGSSPNSHGVLHNDHIHGNQFHKENGVAVGHMGDGPVKEGSLDYTETCRGSQPETAPGDPETAPGDSETAPGDSSLQCAPSSTAQPKTDNDVEKRTTKAPPAKTRPSSLKRPSTIVKKSPACSSSPSAPVSTVPRESHTRAPGSGRPHAAGTKIPAMTPPQSVKVDPKKASKNGKDSPKTPEASGQSSPGTPKSPGSKALGSKPPAGKEVKKVAVIRSTPKSPGSLKDRSPAPLVTATTPMPDLKSVRSKVCSTDNLKHQPGGGRVQILDQKLDFSSVRAKCGSKGNMKHVPGGGNVQILDKKVDFSNVQSRCGSKDNIKHTPGGGKVKILDQKLDFSNVESKCGSKDNIKHAPGGGNIQIVHKKIDLSNVQSKCGSKDNIHHRPGGGNIEIRSEKVDFKAQSKIRSLDNIGHVAGGGQKRIESHKLSFREQAKARTDHGAEIVSLEESPQQLSNVSSSGSINMADPPQLSTLADQVTASLAKQGL; translated from the exons ATGGACCAGCAGCATGAGCTACTTGGCTCTTCGCCCAATAGCCATGGCGTCCTCCACAACGACcatatccatggcaaccaattCCATAAGGAGAATGGCGTCGCGGTGGGCCACATGGGAGACGGCCCAGTGAAAG AGGGGTCGCTGGATTATACAGAAACATGCAGAGGATCTCAGCCAGAGACTGCTCCTGGTGATCCAGAGACTGCTCCTGGTGATTCAGAGACTGCTCCTGGTGATTCTAGTTTGCAGTGTG CCCCATCTTCAACAG CTCAACCCAAGACTGACAATGATGTGGAGAAACGG ACCACCAAAGCACCTCCTGCAAAAACTAGACCCTCCTCCCTAAAAAGACCTTCCACTATTGTGAAAAAGTCCCCAGCTTGCAGTAGCTCTCCCTCAGCACCTGTCAGTACAGTGCCCAGGGAATCCCACACAAGG GCTCCGGGCAGCGGCCGGCCTCATGCAGCAGGAACCAAAATCCCTGCTATGACTCCTCCCCAGTCAG TGAAAGTGGATCCGAAGAAAGCATCCAAAAATGGAAAAG ACTCGCCTAAGACCCCTGAGGCCAGTGGGCAAAGCAGTCCTGGTACCCCCAAGTCCCCTGGCAGCAAAGCTCTGGGCAGCAAGCCCCCAGCGGGGAAGGAGGTGAAGAAAGTGGCGGTGATCCGCTCTACACCCAAGTCTCCTGGCTCACTGAAGGACCGCTCCCCGGCTCCGCTAGTGACTGCCACCACACCTATGCCCGACCTCAAGAGTGTGCGCTCCAAGGTCTGCTCCACGGACAACCTCAAACACCAGCCTGGAGGAGGCCGG GTCCAAATCCTTGATCAGAAGTTGGACTTTAGTAGTGTTAGGGCTAAGTGTGGCTCTAAGGGTAACATGAAACATGTACCTGGGGGTGGCAAT GTCCAGATCTTGGATAAGAAAGTGGACTTCAGCAATGTTCAGTCCAGATGTGGTTCTAAGGACAACATTAAGCACACTCCTGGAGGAGGAAAG GTAAAAATTCTTGATCAGAAGCTGGACTTTAGTAATGTTGAGTCTAAGTGCGGCTCCAAAGACAATATCAAACACGCTCCCGGAGGTGGCAAT ATCCAGATCGTTCACAAAAAGATCGACCTGAGCAACGTGCAGTCGAAATGTGGCTCAAAGGATAACATCCACCACAGGCCAG GTGGAGGGAACATCGAGATCAGGTCCGAGAAGGTGGATTTCAAGGCACAGTCCAAGATCCGCTCTCTAGACAACATCGGACATGTGGCTGGAGGAGGCCAGAAGAGG ATTGAATCGCACAAGCTATCGTTTCGCGAGCAGGCGAAGGCGCGGACCGACCACGGCGCCGAGATCGTCTCCCTGGAGGAGTCTCCCCAGCAACTCAGCAACGTCTCCTCCTCCGGCAGCATCAACATGGCCGACCCCCCGCAGCTCTCCACGCTCGCGGACCAGGTGACCGCCTCGCTGGCTAAGCAAGGCTTGTGA
- the mapta gene encoding uncharacterized protein mapta isoform X13 codes for MDQQHELLGSSPNSHGVLHNDHIHGNQFHKENGVAVGHMGDGPVKAPSSTAQPKTDNDVEKRAPGSGRPHAAGTKIPAMTPPQSVKVDPKKASKNGKDSPKTPEASGQSSPGTPKSPGSKALGSKPPAGKEVKKVAVIRSTPKSPGSLKDRSPAPLVTATTPMPDLKSVRSKVCSTDNLKHQPGGGRVQILDQKLDFSSVRAKCGSKGNMKHVPGGGNVQILDKKVDFSNVQSRCGSKDNIKHTPGGGKIQILDQKLDFSNVESKCGSKDNIKHAPGGGNVKILDQKLDFSNVESKCGSKDNIKHAPGGGNVQILDQKLDLSNVQSRCGSKDNIKHEPGGGKIQIVHKKIDLSNVQSKCGSKDNIHHRPGGGNIEIRSEKVDFKAQSKIRSLDNIGHVAGGGQKRIESHKLSFREQAKARTDHGAEIVSLEESPQQLSNVSSSGSINMADPPQLSTLADQVTASLAKQGL; via the exons ATGGACCAGCAGCATGAGCTACTTGGCTCTTCGCCCAATAGCCATGGCGTCCTCCACAACGACcatatccatggcaaccaattCCATAAGGAGAATGGCGTCGCGGTGGGCCACATGGGAGACGGCCCAGTGAAAG CCCCATCTTCAACAG CTCAACCCAAGACTGACAATGATGTGGAGAAACGG GCTCCGGGCAGCGGCCGGCCTCATGCAGCAGGAACCAAAATCCCTGCTATGACTCCTCCCCAGTCAG TGAAAGTGGATCCGAAGAAAGCATCCAAAAATGGAAAAG ACTCGCCTAAGACCCCTGAGGCCAGTGGGCAAAGCAGTCCTGGTACCCCCAAGTCCCCTGGCAGCAAAGCTCTGGGCAGCAAGCCCCCAGCGGGGAAGGAGGTGAAGAAAGTGGCGGTGATCCGCTCTACACCCAAGTCTCCTGGCTCACTGAAGGACCGCTCCCCGGCTCCGCTAGTGACTGCCACCACACCTATGCCCGACCTCAAGAGTGTGCGCTCCAAGGTCTGCTCCACGGACAACCTCAAACACCAGCCTGGAGGAGGCCGG GTCCAAATCCTTGATCAGAAGTTGGACTTTAGTAGTGTTAGGGCTAAGTGTGGCTCTAAGGGTAACATGAAACATGTACCTGGGGGTGGCAAT GTCCAGATCTTGGATAAGAAAGTGGACTTCAGCAATGTTCAGTCCAGATGTGGTTCTAAGGACAACATTAAGCACACTCCTGGAGGAGGAAAG ATCCAAATTCTTGATCAGAAGCTGGACTTTAGTAATGTTGAGTCTAAGTGCGGCTCCAAAGACAATATCAAACACGCTCCCGGAGGTGGCAAT GTAAAAATTCTTGATCAGAAGCTGGACTTTAGTAATGTTGAGTCTAAGTGCGGCTCCAAAGACAATATCAAACACGCTCCCGGAGGTGGCAAT GTTCAAATTCTTGATCAGAAGTTGGACTTAAGTAATGTGCAGTCTAGGTGTGGTTCCAAAGACAATATCAAACACGAACCCGGAGGTGGAAAA ATCCAGATCGTTCACAAAAAGATCGACCTGAGCAACGTGCAGTCGAAATGTGGCTCAAAGGATAACATCCACCACAGGCCAG GTGGAGGGAACATCGAGATCAGGTCCGAGAAGGTGGATTTCAAGGCACAGTCCAAGATCCGCTCTCTAGACAACATCGGACATGTGGCTGGAGGAGGCCAGAAGAGG ATTGAATCGCACAAGCTATCGTTTCGCGAGCAGGCGAAGGCGCGGACCGACCACGGCGCCGAGATCGTCTCCCTGGAGGAGTCTCCCCAGCAACTCAGCAACGTCTCCTCCTCCGGCAGCATCAACATGGCCGACCCCCCGCAGCTCTCCACGCTCGCGGACCAGGTGACCGCCTCGCTGGCTAAGCAAGGCTTGTGA
- the mapta gene encoding uncharacterized protein mapta isoform X3, producing the protein MDQQHELLGSSPNSHGVLHNDHIHGNQFHKENGVAVGHMGDGPVKEGSLDYTETCRGSQPETAPGDPETAPAPSSTAQPKTDNDVEKRTTKAPPAKTRPSSLKRPSTIVKKSPACSSSPSAPVSTVPRESHTRAPGSGRPHAAGTKIPAMTPPQSVKVDPKKASKNGKDSPKTPEASGQSSPGTPKSPGSKALGSKPPAGKEVKKVAVIRSTPKSPGSLKDRSPAPLVTATTPMPDLKSVRSKVCSTDNLKHQPGGGRVQILDQKLDFSSVRAKCGSKGNMKHVPGGGNVQILDKKVDFSNVQSRCGSKDNIKHTPGGGKIQILDQKLDFSNVESKCGSKDNIKHAPGGGNVKILDQKLDFSNVESKCGSKDNIKHAPGGGNVQILDQKLDLSNVQSRCGSKDNIKHEPGGGKIQIVHKKIDLSNVQSKCGSKDNIHHRPGGGNIEIRSEKVDFKAQSKIRSLDNIGHVAGGGQKRIESHKLSFREQAKARTDHGAEIVSLEESPQQLSNVSSSGSINMADPPQLSTLADQVTASLAKQGL; encoded by the exons ATGGACCAGCAGCATGAGCTACTTGGCTCTTCGCCCAATAGCCATGGCGTCCTCCACAACGACcatatccatggcaaccaattCCATAAGGAGAATGGCGTCGCGGTGGGCCACATGGGAGACGGCCCAGTGAAAG AGGGGTCGCTGGATTATACAGAAACATGCAGAGGATCTCAGCCAGAGACTGCTCCTGGTGATCCAGAGACTGCTCCTG CCCCATCTTCAACAG CTCAACCCAAGACTGACAATGATGTGGAGAAACGG ACCACCAAAGCACCTCCTGCAAAAACTAGACCCTCCTCCCTAAAAAGACCTTCCACTATTGTGAAAAAGTCCCCAGCTTGCAGTAGCTCTCCCTCAGCACCTGTCAGTACAGTGCCCAGGGAATCCCACACAAGG GCTCCGGGCAGCGGCCGGCCTCATGCAGCAGGAACCAAAATCCCTGCTATGACTCCTCCCCAGTCAG TGAAAGTGGATCCGAAGAAAGCATCCAAAAATGGAAAAG ACTCGCCTAAGACCCCTGAGGCCAGTGGGCAAAGCAGTCCTGGTACCCCCAAGTCCCCTGGCAGCAAAGCTCTGGGCAGCAAGCCCCCAGCGGGGAAGGAGGTGAAGAAAGTGGCGGTGATCCGCTCTACACCCAAGTCTCCTGGCTCACTGAAGGACCGCTCCCCGGCTCCGCTAGTGACTGCCACCACACCTATGCCCGACCTCAAGAGTGTGCGCTCCAAGGTCTGCTCCACGGACAACCTCAAACACCAGCCTGGAGGAGGCCGG GTCCAAATCCTTGATCAGAAGTTGGACTTTAGTAGTGTTAGGGCTAAGTGTGGCTCTAAGGGTAACATGAAACATGTACCTGGGGGTGGCAAT GTCCAGATCTTGGATAAGAAAGTGGACTTCAGCAATGTTCAGTCCAGATGTGGTTCTAAGGACAACATTAAGCACACTCCTGGAGGAGGAAAG ATCCAAATTCTTGATCAGAAGCTGGACTTTAGTAATGTTGAGTCTAAGTGCGGCTCCAAAGACAATATCAAACACGCTCCCGGAGGTGGCAAT GTAAAAATTCTTGATCAGAAGCTGGACTTTAGTAATGTTGAGTCTAAGTGCGGCTCCAAAGACAATATCAAACACGCTCCCGGAGGTGGCAAT GTTCAAATTCTTGATCAGAAGTTGGACTTAAGTAATGTGCAGTCTAGGTGTGGTTCCAAAGACAATATCAAACACGAACCCGGAGGTGGAAAA ATCCAGATCGTTCACAAAAAGATCGACCTGAGCAACGTGCAGTCGAAATGTGGCTCAAAGGATAACATCCACCACAGGCCAG GTGGAGGGAACATCGAGATCAGGTCCGAGAAGGTGGATTTCAAGGCACAGTCCAAGATCCGCTCTCTAGACAACATCGGACATGTGGCTGGAGGAGGCCAGAAGAGG ATTGAATCGCACAAGCTATCGTTTCGCGAGCAGGCGAAGGCGCGGACCGACCACGGCGCCGAGATCGTCTCCCTGGAGGAGTCTCCCCAGCAACTCAGCAACGTCTCCTCCTCCGGCAGCATCAACATGGCCGACCCCCCGCAGCTCTCCACGCTCGCGGACCAGGTGACCGCCTCGCTGGCTAAGCAAGGCTTGTGA
- the mapta gene encoding uncharacterized protein mapta isoform X11, with translation MDQQHELLGSSPNSHGVLHNDHIHGNQFHKENGVAVGHMGDGPVKEGSLDYTETCRGSQPETAPGDPETAPGDSETAPGDSSLQCAPSSTAQPKTDNDVEKRTTKAPPAKTRPSSLKRPSTIVKKSPACSSSPSAPVSTVPRESHTRAPGSGRPHAAGTKIPAMTPPQSVKVDPKKASKNGKDSPKTPEASGQSSPGTPKSPGSKALGSKPPAGKEVKKVAVIRSTPKSPGSLKDRSPAPLVTATTPMPDLKSVRSKVCSTDNLKHQPGGGRVQILDQKLDFSSVRAKCGSKGNMKHVPGGGNVQILDKKVDFSNVQSRCGSKDNIKHTPGGGKVQILDQKLDLSNVQSRCGSKDNIKHEPGGGKIQIVHKKIDLSNVQSKCGSKDNIHHRPGGGNIEIRSEKVDFKAQSKIRSLDNIGHVAGGGQKRIESHKLSFREQAKARTDHGAEIVSLEESPQQLSNVSSSGSINMADPPQLSTLADQVTASLAKQGL, from the exons ATGGACCAGCAGCATGAGCTACTTGGCTCTTCGCCCAATAGCCATGGCGTCCTCCACAACGACcatatccatggcaaccaattCCATAAGGAGAATGGCGTCGCGGTGGGCCACATGGGAGACGGCCCAGTGAAAG AGGGGTCGCTGGATTATACAGAAACATGCAGAGGATCTCAGCCAGAGACTGCTCCTGGTGATCCAGAGACTGCTCCTGGTGATTCAGAGACTGCTCCTGGTGATTCTAGTTTGCAGTGTG CCCCATCTTCAACAG CTCAACCCAAGACTGACAATGATGTGGAGAAACGG ACCACCAAAGCACCTCCTGCAAAAACTAGACCCTCCTCCCTAAAAAGACCTTCCACTATTGTGAAAAAGTCCCCAGCTTGCAGTAGCTCTCCCTCAGCACCTGTCAGTACAGTGCCCAGGGAATCCCACACAAGG GCTCCGGGCAGCGGCCGGCCTCATGCAGCAGGAACCAAAATCCCTGCTATGACTCCTCCCCAGTCAG TGAAAGTGGATCCGAAGAAAGCATCCAAAAATGGAAAAG ACTCGCCTAAGACCCCTGAGGCCAGTGGGCAAAGCAGTCCTGGTACCCCCAAGTCCCCTGGCAGCAAAGCTCTGGGCAGCAAGCCCCCAGCGGGGAAGGAGGTGAAGAAAGTGGCGGTGATCCGCTCTACACCCAAGTCTCCTGGCTCACTGAAGGACCGCTCCCCGGCTCCGCTAGTGACTGCCACCACACCTATGCCCGACCTCAAGAGTGTGCGCTCCAAGGTCTGCTCCACGGACAACCTCAAACACCAGCCTGGAGGAGGCCGG GTCCAAATCCTTGATCAGAAGTTGGACTTTAGTAGTGTTAGGGCTAAGTGTGGCTCTAAGGGTAACATGAAACATGTACCTGGGGGTGGCAAT GTCCAGATCTTGGATAAGAAAGTGGACTTCAGCAATGTTCAGTCCAGATGTGGTTCTAAGGACAACATTAAGCACACTCCTGGAGGAGGAAAG GTTCAAATTCTTGATCAGAAGTTGGACTTAAGTAATGTGCAGTCTAGGTGTGGTTCCAAAGACAATATCAAACACGAACCCGGAGGTGGAAAA ATCCAGATCGTTCACAAAAAGATCGACCTGAGCAACGTGCAGTCGAAATGTGGCTCAAAGGATAACATCCACCACAGGCCAG GTGGAGGGAACATCGAGATCAGGTCCGAGAAGGTGGATTTCAAGGCACAGTCCAAGATCCGCTCTCTAGACAACATCGGACATGTGGCTGGAGGAGGCCAGAAGAGG ATTGAATCGCACAAGCTATCGTTTCGCGAGCAGGCGAAGGCGCGGACCGACCACGGCGCCGAGATCGTCTCCCTGGAGGAGTCTCCCCAGCAACTCAGCAACGTCTCCTCCTCCGGCAGCATCAACATGGCCGACCCCCCGCAGCTCTCCACGCTCGCGGACCAGGTGACCGCCTCGCTGGCTAAGCAAGGCTTGTGA
- the mapta gene encoding uncharacterized protein mapta isoform X2 produces the protein MDQQHELLGSSPNSHGVLHNDHIHGNQFHKENGVAVGHMGDGPVKEGSLDYTETCRGSQPETAPGDPETAPGDSETAPAPSSTAQPKTDNDVEKRTTKAPPAKTRPSSLKRPSTIVKKSPACSSSPSAPVSTVPRESHTRAPGSGRPHAAGTKIPAMTPPQSVKVDPKKASKNGKDSPKTPEASGQSSPGTPKSPGSKALGSKPPAGKEVKKVAVIRSTPKSPGSLKDRSPAPLVTATTPMPDLKSVRSKVCSTDNLKHQPGGGRVQILDQKLDFSSVRAKCGSKGNMKHVPGGGNVQILDKKVDFSNVQSRCGSKDNIKHTPGGGKIQILDQKLDFSNVESKCGSKDNIKHAPGGGNVKILDQKLDFSNVESKCGSKDNIKHAPGGGNVQILDQKLDLSNVQSRCGSKDNIKHEPGGGKIQIVHKKIDLSNVQSKCGSKDNIHHRPGGGNIEIRSEKVDFKAQSKIRSLDNIGHVAGGGQKRIESHKLSFREQAKARTDHGAEIVSLEESPQQLSNVSSSGSINMADPPQLSTLADQVTASLAKQGL, from the exons ATGGACCAGCAGCATGAGCTACTTGGCTCTTCGCCCAATAGCCATGGCGTCCTCCACAACGACcatatccatggcaaccaattCCATAAGGAGAATGGCGTCGCGGTGGGCCACATGGGAGACGGCCCAGTGAAAG AGGGGTCGCTGGATTATACAGAAACATGCAGAGGATCTCAGCCAGAGACTGCTCCTGGTGATCCAGAGACTGCTCCTGGTGATTCAGAGACTGCTCCTG CCCCATCTTCAACAG CTCAACCCAAGACTGACAATGATGTGGAGAAACGG ACCACCAAAGCACCTCCTGCAAAAACTAGACCCTCCTCCCTAAAAAGACCTTCCACTATTGTGAAAAAGTCCCCAGCTTGCAGTAGCTCTCCCTCAGCACCTGTCAGTACAGTGCCCAGGGAATCCCACACAAGG GCTCCGGGCAGCGGCCGGCCTCATGCAGCAGGAACCAAAATCCCTGCTATGACTCCTCCCCAGTCAG TGAAAGTGGATCCGAAGAAAGCATCCAAAAATGGAAAAG ACTCGCCTAAGACCCCTGAGGCCAGTGGGCAAAGCAGTCCTGGTACCCCCAAGTCCCCTGGCAGCAAAGCTCTGGGCAGCAAGCCCCCAGCGGGGAAGGAGGTGAAGAAAGTGGCGGTGATCCGCTCTACACCCAAGTCTCCTGGCTCACTGAAGGACCGCTCCCCGGCTCCGCTAGTGACTGCCACCACACCTATGCCCGACCTCAAGAGTGTGCGCTCCAAGGTCTGCTCCACGGACAACCTCAAACACCAGCCTGGAGGAGGCCGG GTCCAAATCCTTGATCAGAAGTTGGACTTTAGTAGTGTTAGGGCTAAGTGTGGCTCTAAGGGTAACATGAAACATGTACCTGGGGGTGGCAAT GTCCAGATCTTGGATAAGAAAGTGGACTTCAGCAATGTTCAGTCCAGATGTGGTTCTAAGGACAACATTAAGCACACTCCTGGAGGAGGAAAG ATCCAAATTCTTGATCAGAAGCTGGACTTTAGTAATGTTGAGTCTAAGTGCGGCTCCAAAGACAATATCAAACACGCTCCCGGAGGTGGCAAT GTAAAAATTCTTGATCAGAAGCTGGACTTTAGTAATGTTGAGTCTAAGTGCGGCTCCAAAGACAATATCAAACACGCTCCCGGAGGTGGCAAT GTTCAAATTCTTGATCAGAAGTTGGACTTAAGTAATGTGCAGTCTAGGTGTGGTTCCAAAGACAATATCAAACACGAACCCGGAGGTGGAAAA ATCCAGATCGTTCACAAAAAGATCGACCTGAGCAACGTGCAGTCGAAATGTGGCTCAAAGGATAACATCCACCACAGGCCAG GTGGAGGGAACATCGAGATCAGGTCCGAGAAGGTGGATTTCAAGGCACAGTCCAAGATCCGCTCTCTAGACAACATCGGACATGTGGCTGGAGGAGGCCAGAAGAGG ATTGAATCGCACAAGCTATCGTTTCGCGAGCAGGCGAAGGCGCGGACCGACCACGGCGCCGAGATCGTCTCCCTGGAGGAGTCTCCCCAGCAACTCAGCAACGTCTCCTCCTCCGGCAGCATCAACATGGCCGACCCCCCGCAGCTCTCCACGCTCGCGGACCAGGTGACCGCCTCGCTGGCTAAGCAAGGCTTGTGA
- the mapta gene encoding uncharacterized protein mapta isoform X9 has protein sequence MDQQHELLGSSPNSHGVLHNDHIHGNQFHKENGVAVGHMGDGPVKEGSLDYTETCRGSQPETAPGDPETAPGDSETAPAPSSTAQPKTDNDVEKRAPGSGRPHAAGTKIPAMTPPQSVKVDPKKASKNGKDSPKTPEASGQSSPGTPKSPGSKALGSKPPAGKEVKKVAVIRSTPKSPGSLKDRSPAPLVTATTPMPDLKSVRSKVCSTDNLKHQPGGGRVQILDQKLDFSSVRAKCGSKGNMKHVPGGGNVQILDKKVDFSNVQSRCGSKDNIKHTPGGGKIQILDQKLDFSNVESKCGSKDNIKHAPGGGNVKILDQKLDFSNVESKCGSKDNIKHAPGGGNVQILDQKLDLSNVQSRCGSKDNIKHEPGGGKIQIVHKKIDLSNVQSKCGSKDNIHHRPGGGNIEIRSEKVDFKAQSKIRSLDNIGHVAGGGQKRIESHKLSFREQAKARTDHGAEIVSLEESPQQLSNVSSSGSINMADPPQLSTLADQVTASLAKQGL, from the exons ATGGACCAGCAGCATGAGCTACTTGGCTCTTCGCCCAATAGCCATGGCGTCCTCCACAACGACcatatccatggcaaccaattCCATAAGGAGAATGGCGTCGCGGTGGGCCACATGGGAGACGGCCCAGTGAAAG AGGGGTCGCTGGATTATACAGAAACATGCAGAGGATCTCAGCCAGAGACTGCTCCTGGTGATCCAGAGACTGCTCCTGGTGATTCAGAGACTGCTCCTG CCCCATCTTCAACAG CTCAACCCAAGACTGACAATGATGTGGAGAAACGG GCTCCGGGCAGCGGCCGGCCTCATGCAGCAGGAACCAAAATCCCTGCTATGACTCCTCCCCAGTCAG TGAAAGTGGATCCGAAGAAAGCATCCAAAAATGGAAAAG ACTCGCCTAAGACCCCTGAGGCCAGTGGGCAAAGCAGTCCTGGTACCCCCAAGTCCCCTGGCAGCAAAGCTCTGGGCAGCAAGCCCCCAGCGGGGAAGGAGGTGAAGAAAGTGGCGGTGATCCGCTCTACACCCAAGTCTCCTGGCTCACTGAAGGACCGCTCCCCGGCTCCGCTAGTGACTGCCACCACACCTATGCCCGACCTCAAGAGTGTGCGCTCCAAGGTCTGCTCCACGGACAACCTCAAACACCAGCCTGGAGGAGGCCGG GTCCAAATCCTTGATCAGAAGTTGGACTTTAGTAGTGTTAGGGCTAAGTGTGGCTCTAAGGGTAACATGAAACATGTACCTGGGGGTGGCAAT GTCCAGATCTTGGATAAGAAAGTGGACTTCAGCAATGTTCAGTCCAGATGTGGTTCTAAGGACAACATTAAGCACACTCCTGGAGGAGGAAAG ATCCAAATTCTTGATCAGAAGCTGGACTTTAGTAATGTTGAGTCTAAGTGCGGCTCCAAAGACAATATCAAACACGCTCCCGGAGGTGGCAAT GTAAAAATTCTTGATCAGAAGCTGGACTTTAGTAATGTTGAGTCTAAGTGCGGCTCCAAAGACAATATCAAACACGCTCCCGGAGGTGGCAAT GTTCAAATTCTTGATCAGAAGTTGGACTTAAGTAATGTGCAGTCTAGGTGTGGTTCCAAAGACAATATCAAACACGAACCCGGAGGTGGAAAA ATCCAGATCGTTCACAAAAAGATCGACCTGAGCAACGTGCAGTCGAAATGTGGCTCAAAGGATAACATCCACCACAGGCCAG GTGGAGGGAACATCGAGATCAGGTCCGAGAAGGTGGATTTCAAGGCACAGTCCAAGATCCGCTCTCTAGACAACATCGGACATGTGGCTGGAGGAGGCCAGAAGAGG ATTGAATCGCACAAGCTATCGTTTCGCGAGCAGGCGAAGGCGCGGACCGACCACGGCGCCGAGATCGTCTCCCTGGAGGAGTCTCCCCAGCAACTCAGCAACGTCTCCTCCTCCGGCAGCATCAACATGGCCGACCCCCCGCAGCTCTCCACGCTCGCGGACCAGGTGACCGCCTCGCTGGCTAAGCAAGGCTTGTGA
- the mapta gene encoding uncharacterized protein mapta isoform X4: MDQQHELLGSSPNSHGVLHNDHIHGNQFHKENGVAVGHMGDGPVKEGSLDYTETCRGSQPETAPGDPETAPGDSETAPGDSSLQCAPSSTAQPKTDNDVEKRTTKAPPAKTRPSSLKRPSTIVKKSPACSSSPSAPVSTVPRESHTRAPGSGRPHAAGTKIPAMTPPQSVKVDPKKASKNGKDSPKTPEASGQSSPGTPKSPGSKALGSKPPAGKEVKKVAVIRSTPKSPGSLKDRSPAPLVTATTPMPDLKSVRSKVCSTDNLKHQPGGGRVQILDQKLDFSSVRAKCGSKGNMKHVPGGGNVQILDKKVDFSNVQSRCGSKDNIKHTPGGGKIQILDQKLDFSNVESKCGSKDNIKHAPGGGNVKILDQKLDFSNVESKCGSKDNIKHAPGGGNVQILDQKLDLSNVQSRCGSKDNIKHEPGGGKIQIVHKKIDLSNVQSKCGSKDNIHHRPGGGNIEIRSEKVDFKAQSKIRSLDNIGHVAGGGQKRREQDMGARTPQNGGSVSPDSTDPQTPSSSSLSPEPIHLTNPQIKIENSN, translated from the exons ATGGACCAGCAGCATGAGCTACTTGGCTCTTCGCCCAATAGCCATGGCGTCCTCCACAACGACcatatccatggcaaccaattCCATAAGGAGAATGGCGTCGCGGTGGGCCACATGGGAGACGGCCCAGTGAAAG AGGGGTCGCTGGATTATACAGAAACATGCAGAGGATCTCAGCCAGAGACTGCTCCTGGTGATCCAGAGACTGCTCCTGGTGATTCAGAGACTGCTCCTGGTGATTCTAGTTTGCAGTGTG CCCCATCTTCAACAG CTCAACCCAAGACTGACAATGATGTGGAGAAACGG ACCACCAAAGCACCTCCTGCAAAAACTAGACCCTCCTCCCTAAAAAGACCTTCCACTATTGTGAAAAAGTCCCCAGCTTGCAGTAGCTCTCCCTCAGCACCTGTCAGTACAGTGCCCAGGGAATCCCACACAAGG GCTCCGGGCAGCGGCCGGCCTCATGCAGCAGGAACCAAAATCCCTGCTATGACTCCTCCCCAGTCAG TGAAAGTGGATCCGAAGAAAGCATCCAAAAATGGAAAAG ACTCGCCTAAGACCCCTGAGGCCAGTGGGCAAAGCAGTCCTGGTACCCCCAAGTCCCCTGGCAGCAAAGCTCTGGGCAGCAAGCCCCCAGCGGGGAAGGAGGTGAAGAAAGTGGCGGTGATCCGCTCTACACCCAAGTCTCCTGGCTCACTGAAGGACCGCTCCCCGGCTCCGCTAGTGACTGCCACCACACCTATGCCCGACCTCAAGAGTGTGCGCTCCAAGGTCTGCTCCACGGACAACCTCAAACACCAGCCTGGAGGAGGCCGG GTCCAAATCCTTGATCAGAAGTTGGACTTTAGTAGTGTTAGGGCTAAGTGTGGCTCTAAGGGTAACATGAAACATGTACCTGGGGGTGGCAAT GTCCAGATCTTGGATAAGAAAGTGGACTTCAGCAATGTTCAGTCCAGATGTGGTTCTAAGGACAACATTAAGCACACTCCTGGAGGAGGAAAG ATCCAAATTCTTGATCAGAAGCTGGACTTTAGTAATGTTGAGTCTAAGTGCGGCTCCAAAGACAATATCAAACACGCTCCCGGAGGTGGCAAT GTAAAAATTCTTGATCAGAAGCTGGACTTTAGTAATGTTGAGTCTAAGTGCGGCTCCAAAGACAATATCAAACACGCTCCCGGAGGTGGCAAT GTTCAAATTCTTGATCAGAAGTTGGACTTAAGTAATGTGCAGTCTAGGTGTGGTTCCAAAGACAATATCAAACACGAACCCGGAGGTGGAAAA ATCCAGATCGTTCACAAAAAGATCGACCTGAGCAACGTGCAGTCGAAATGTGGCTCAAAGGATAACATCCACCACAGGCCAG GTGGAGGGAACATCGAGATCAGGTCCGAGAAGGTGGATTTCAAGGCACAGTCCAAGATCCGCTCTCTAGACAACATCGGACATGTGGCTGGAGGAGGCCAGAAGAGG AGAGAGCAGGATATGGGTGCCAGGACGCCCCAGAATGGGGGCTCTGTCTCCCCTGACTCCACTGACCCCCAAACCCCATCATCCAGCAGTCTCTCCCCGGAGCCCATCCATCTCACCAACCCCCAGATAAAGATTGAGAACTCCA ATTGA